Below is a window of Salvelinus fontinalis isolate EN_2023a chromosome 14, ASM2944872v1, whole genome shotgun sequence DNA.
acaccttcctaatatcaaTTAGTCGGGGCATGaacgaaagcgttccacagggatgctcgcccatgtttactccaatacttccctctgttgtgtcaagttggctggatgttctttgggtgatggaccattcatgatacacacgggaaactgttgagcgctCAAAGACATTTAACTTTTTTGTCtttccccattcaccctctgaatggcacatacacaatccatgtctcaattgtctcaaggcctaaaaatcgttatttaacctgtctcctccccttcattaacaggtgacatcaataagggatcatagctttcacctacaGTAGAGTCACCGggtcaatctatgtcatggaaagagcaggtgttcctaatgttttgtgtaaTCAGTGTATTTAGTAGCAGTAATTGCATTACATTAAATCTTAAAATGATGGATTCCGTAAGCCAGAAAGAACGAGAATTAAAGGATACACTACTTCTACTTCAGAAATACCTGGCATTACAGTATCTGGCAATGCATGGCGTTGTGGTAGATGTGACATTTTCTCATCGGCGCCCCTATTTTAGAAAACAGTCAGATGGTAGAGGTTGTGGTGTTTATGTGTGCTTATTCTCATAAACAGTCTTAGAGGGAAACGTGAATACACTTTGTCACAACGGCATGCGAGAGAATGTTTTATATTACTGATCAGAGAGAAAATTACAACGTAATACATTTTAAACTCTACAGAAAATGCCTTTGCTGACCTTGATAGATAATCATCACATATCTGTTGTATGTATTATCATGCAATCTTGTCTCTGATAATGGTTTTGAAAACTTGGTTAATAGGCCTTAACTGTATACTGGTAACATTGATAGAGATGCAAAACATAGAGGCATATAACTTGTAAATAATGTTCTCCATTGTTGTTCTGAAAGCTTGattatactgtatactgtcaGCCTTGTAGCCTTGTTGTCTCATGTAACGCATTTTAAACTCTACAAAAGTGCCTTTTCTGACCTTAATCAATAATCATTACAATATAGCTTGTAAATAATCTTGTCTCTGTTATAATTTTGTAAAACTATTTAATAGGCCTAATAACCTTCATAGATAAGCAGTACATATTGACCTAAAACTTGTAAATCATTTTCTCCATTGCTGTTTAGAAAGTGTGATTATACTGTTTCCTAATAGCCGGGTTAATATTCGTTACATTTAACACATAAATAAAATAGATTTTCATTTTGATAAAATAGTGTTGCTTtagtgtgtgttttttgttgttgtctgtaTTGACGTCAGGACCATGGATAGCACCAGATTATTTAAAGCTGTGTTGCTGGATATGTATGACACAGTCCCCCTCCAAAACTACACATATTTGGTTAgtagagaccctactgagtaGTTCCCACCCCACTTTAACTGAGACAGGTAGAAAAGTTATCTCTCGACAACCCAATATGTATCCCATGTACAGTATTACAGTGTATTGCATTGGGGGCTATGGAAGGGGTGGAGAACAAAGTGCTGTTGGATATGTAGGACACAGTACCCCTCCAAAACTAACCATATTTGGTTATtagagaccctactgagtattttCCACTTTACTATAGCTGAGACAGGTAGAAAAGTTCTCTAAAGACCAATATTTTCAACAAACCAGTGCCAACATAGTACTTTTTTCATTAATGGTAAAAATATGTTTAAACCATATTTCTtatttgttttaataaattaCTCATTGCCTTTTCTTGTTGGCAAAATAAAAGTGTCCATTGAttaaaattacatgtattttgaATGAGTTATCCACATTGCAATGTTTTGAAATgcgggcttttattttgaaggttaGCTCATTACCATTCAAACTTGACATCATCATTTGTGCTCCTGGCAGAATAATAGTGCTACATGGTTAGGCTAATTTAGACCATAATATAGCAACACGTTCACATTTGGTCAATATCATGTGTAGCCTACAGATAATAAAATAAAAGCGAGAGATATCTTGAAATTGAGATTGACAGTTCTCTCTCGAAAATAGGTTCTCAATCTTGATTTCTGCAACATAAACCAACAAGGCTATAGCTACCTAccaatacatacatacacatgtaCTTTGTCTTTCCTTGACAGCGCATTTAACATTCTATTAATAATTTTCTTAACAAAATAAATACCAAATATATTTGTAAAGTTCAAACTTACAGTTCACATCTGTTCAAAGCGCTTCCACCCAGGCAGTAGCAGTCAAAGTTCATCTGCCACATAATTTCACTGGAAAAGAAACACACAACATTAAATAAACCGACCCGAACCTGACAGATAAAGTTCTCAGGGGTACAAAGTCCAACAGTCCAAATGAGCCGGTAAATAAAAGCATGGCGTAAGCGAGGTATTTTCATTGGATAACAAGGGCCAAATTGCGCATTACAATTAGAGCTTGCCTTTGCGCACATGTAAAATAGTTTCCCACATATATATATGTGggaaactatatatatatatataaaataaacgtTTCATTGATAGAAAATTAATATATAAAATATTGTACCCATCTatcaaaatgtatttcaaaaCAAATGTCTAATCTGTGGCCCCGACAAAATCCCGATGCACGTTGTTCAAACAATTGTTAGTAAACATATATTGGCAAACACCCTTGACAGCAGAACCGTTGTAATAAACATGATATTACTTTTAAGAAGAGATTAGGCTACTTTGAATTACTTACATCATGTCTTTATATCTATCATTTGCGATATTTTGTGTCTGTGAAAGATAACTGTATCCATTTCcatgtttacattttttattttatttggatgtCTGGACATGCCACGTTGCGTTGAACCCCGGGCGGTTGACAGTGGAAATGGAAAAAAACAAGCCACCAGCGCATACCATTTAGCTGGAGATTGGTATCCTAAAACCTCCATATTGGGAAGGGAAAAAGTTAGAGGCTGGCTCCCACATAAGTGAGGACCTGAAAGAACAGAGTGGCTATGAAATGAGACTAGGGAGAACCATGTGTAGGCCTACTGGTGTCTTCTGTGGACAAATCACTATGGACTTTTGCATAGCTGTTATTATATCAAGTGTATATCAAATATCTTAAAAGAGTGTGCTGACCAAATTTAAATGAGCTATTTCAAGCGAAGGCAAGGAGTTTCAAAACCATAGGCCTTCTGTACACTCTTTGGCAAGGCGTCTTGTATACATCCGCTATGAGATCATTGTTGGAATCACAGCAAATGGAGATAACATCTATTTGATGTGCTCTGCTTGAGTTTCTCCCCACTcattggttgaatcaacgttgtttccacgtgaTTTCAGAAAGTTTACAATGTTGAATTAGCCTTCAAAGCAAACGGGTATAAAATATGTTGGCTATAATAACAAGTGAAAATAAAAATTATTGTCCACAATTCTGCAAACTATCAACAGTCTTGCATTTACCACGAATATACAATGAAATAGTTAGCCACTGATCAATTTCATCGTTTTTCCAGCAGTCGTCGCAGTTTACCGTGGAAGTTACATAGGTGTACTGATACCTTGAGGGGCGCTCCTCATTCCCTTGAAACACCGTGAAAATTAGCATGTGACCAATGGGGTTTGATATGCAAATATGAGGCGCTCGAACTCCAACTTCCACGGTGAACTGCGGGAAATATGAGAAAAAGAGCAGACACACAAGGTCGCGAACTTAACTGGGACGTAAGGAGAGACCATCTGTGGATATCCTGTCTTCAACGTGGATATTTTCTAATGTGCAATATGACTTTTGAGGAAACCAGCGGAGAAAACTCTACAGAAAGGTAGCTAGCTGAGATTATTTtttgcaacttgttgaaaattAAAGCTTCAGTTGTCAGCTAAATTTACTTCATTTGGCAAGCGATCCAGTTATAGCAGCTATGTGATGTCAATGTCCCGGTATGCACGAGCGTTTGGCTGAGCATGTCTAAGCTAACCTAgttagctatttagttagctagATATGTAGGTAGTTATATACTTTCTATAATGTTGCATGCTGACTAAATATCGATACTTAGTGTTTTGGTCTATGTATCACCCACCATCAATATGCTTATTTGTTGTTGTGCAACCACAGGATGGATTCGGTGGCTAAAGCACTGGAGGAGGTCCTCAGCTCCGCGTTACCTCAGGGTTGCGTCACTGTCGGGGTATACGAGGCAGCCAAGTCACTCAATGTGTAAGTAGATAGTAAATGAAGCACATTCAGCAATATTATAACGTTATTAGCTAGTAATAAATCCATTCTGAAATAACTAAATGCAAGGAGTGAAGTACATTATGTTTCAATATATTCTTACGCAATGAAACTAATAAACATTCTGGCAACTAAATTAATATATACTGCTTGTTTAACAAATTGTGTTGTCATTTAAATCATCAGTGACCCGGATAATGTGGTGTTGTGCCTCCTGGCTACGGACGAGGAACAGGTAGAAGACGTGGCCCTCCAGATCCACTTTACCCTTATCCAGGCATTCTGCTGCGAGAACGACATCAACATCCTGCGGGTCAGCAACATGAGGCGCCTCGCTGAGATCCTTGGAGGAGTGAAGCCAGGAGGAGAGCCAATGGACATGCACTGTGTACTAGTTACTGTATGTGTCATTACATTATTCATACTCCCCATATCCCTGCACTAAACAGTGCTAGACCTTTATATCAGTTACTCAGCTGGGGTCTCTGCAGGTGTGGCACTTTTAACCTGGACCGAGTTCATTATGCCAGCTAGGTTATTAAACATTATTTGTGGATGCTAAAGATTTGCAGGTCAAGAGCATTGAATACAGAATCAAAGGCCTAGATGCGTACAAATATTCGATTTTAATGGCCACAACATCTGGTCTAGTAGTTTTATGTCTTCATTCATTGCTCTGCTCTTTTAAATGTAATCCAGCTGACTGCAGCCACCTGATCTGTAGTGATGTGGGTTGCGTAGTGGTCTGACGTAGCTTACGCTGGCTGCAGTACTGCAAGTgatctaaaaataaataaagctgAGCTCATAAGAGAAAGAGGATGAATGATTGCATGTTTGCAGAGCGATTCTTAGAATGCAGAAGTCAGCATGGAGACATTTTTATGCCCTGCTCATACACTTCCTTAGTAGTGATCTGATCTATGAAGCACACTAGCAGGCCATACAGAtcatataggatcttaatttgatcccccTGTTGCAGAACCTTCCTGCAATTcaagaaatgtaaaacttgtaatgtatttgaggtttaaaaaggcttctcaagTTTAGTCATTTCTActtgtatcaacccctacaaaaatgtctattaattataatccacataatactttacatgtcctgttgctgcaggaatatttttcctgctgtagcaaactggctctacTTGTCACTGTAACCACACCAGTTGCAGAGAACCCTTATCTTATTATGGTTGTTAGAAATGACTTTTTATCCCTATATTTGATGAATACATTTAGAAAGCACAGCAGTAGATGTGTGCGGATTAACTGTGTGAGCAGTTATGGTAACCATACTCACTTGCAGAGAACCCCTTAGGCCTAACTGATTAGGGTTGTTCTTACACATTTATTAGGTCTGTATTTGAATGCATACGTTTTTAGAAAGCAGCATTAGCCTGACTGTGTTTTCCCTTCCTCTTCACAGAACCCCCAGTTGACCACATGGAAGGACCCAGCTCTGAGCAAAGTGAATCTCTTCTGTAGAGACAGTCGAATCCTGGACCAGTGGGTTCCCATTATCAACCTACCTGACTGATGACTCTACCCATGTTGTGCACTTTATATGGAAACATTGCACACTGCACTAGATCTGTGTAATAACCCCTTTGTTGGACCTCTCATGAACAACCTTGATTCTGCCAGAGGAAGATAGAGGACCAGGACATCTCCCAAAAAATAACAACAAAATCTCCAACTCCAACAAAACTTGCTGGATCGGTGTGGATTTTAATGCAGAGGTTTCAGCTGAGGAAGAGTGATTCAGCGTTCTGGGTTCCAAGACTGCCATGGTAACAATAATGACTGTAATCACAAGGCAACGGTTGGTCATTGGTATGACTGTGCCCTCCTTGCCGGGAAGAAAGCCATTGCAGGAAGCTGAATCATGTGAGCACACACAGCAGAACACACTAGACACAGGTGGTGGTGAGCAGAGCAGAGAACACTAGGCAGCAGGGGATTGGAATCTACTGGAGGATCAGACAACTGACTCCAAGGACTGGACCGGACTCCATTTAACCGGACAGGATTTTACTGAACTGGACTGGAGTAGTCTGGACTACAGGTTGGATATTGCCTCAAGGAAAGTGGACAAATCTCAACTGTAATTTATATGATGTTGATCATCTCAGAATTTTTGTTTTGAgaattatttaaataaaaaaagggaAGATATTGTCAGGACAAAGCAATGTATTGTCTTAAACAATTAacttgttgttttgttttaattAATATATTTGCGTTAATTTAATTAATTGTATTTATGTTGCAATGTTCATCAACAGCTACCTTTGTGGAGAAATAAACTGAACTGAACTAAACATTTAATTGTTTTGCTTGTTTGGAATTAATGCAGTGAGTTATGGGTATAATTCTGCAGGTTTTTGATTAACCTGTAAGCAACATCACTCACAGGACTAATAATGCCTCTCTGTCAATCCAGTGGAAAACGGGCATTGAACAAGGATTCTGTTTGCACCAAGCTTGGTCAAAGAGGCTTTTCACCGAGGTCGCTAGATAATTCAGTGAGGTCGCTAGATAATTCAGCACAATTCCAGCTGCAGCACCTTTTGTCATTTCTCGTAGGTAGTGTTTTTTTTCTCAGCTGCAGGTGTTAACTGCAAGCCTCAGTTCAGGGGAATGGAATGGCATGCAACACTTTCAAGTGATCTTTCATATTCAGCTGAATAAAGAAAGGTGCACTGTTTAACCGAGTGCAAAAAGCTAGTACTTAGTTTTGCGTGTATTTATTATGTAACATACACCATGTCTCAACAATACATCACTCCATTGACACCAATGGTAAACACTACAGTGTTGGTTATTTACATCCAAGGACACAAAGCCCATGTAACAACAGTTCCACACCCTGCATTCACATCAAAAATGTTTTATAAAAACGTCacacaggagggagaaggagaatttCCACATACATATAGTTTCCTTGTGTGATGAGCAGCATCAGGGTGTTTGTGTGATCACCATGACAACCCTTGCTGTCACCGAGGCCCTCTGTTCGAACACAGAAACACCCTCTGTTCAAACACCTGTCAGGGACAAAAATAGCCAGAGAGGAAAGAAAATAGATATTACTAACCAGCACACTCAGAGGACACCAgaagtgattgtgtgtgtgtgtgcagcagagCAAAGCAGGGGGACAAAGCCCTCAAAGAGCAGCTGATGAAACAATGTGTGTGACTGAGTCAAGGCCCATTCACACCCTCACAGTGGGGGTACTACTGACCACTGATTTCATCATGGCTATAAATAGACCCTATGAATGGAGGTGATGCAATCACACTCACAGTGACGCACTGATAGTAATAATAGTGTTACTAATTAGAAGGCAACACAAGCAGTGCAGGCTGTTAACCACAAACCACCTAATGTCACGTCAGCATGATGACCTGAAATGTAGCTGTACTCCTGTGGCATCTTAACACAATGGAGCATTCAATGatacatttttgtaatttagctTTCCCAACCTTTCCGGGGGCCATAACCACACattttactggttggtaggtgttcaaatacttatgtcatgcaataaaatgcaaatgaattacttaaaaatcatacaatgtgattttctagatgtttgttttagattccgcctctcacagttgaagtgtccCCTCATAGTAGGCTATTTGCCTCCA
It encodes the following:
- the gadd45ab gene encoding growth arrest and DNA-damage-inducible, alpha, b; the protein is MRKRADTQGRELNWDVRRDHLWISCLQRGYFLMCNMTFEETSGENSTERMDSVAKALEEVLSSALPQGCVTVGVYEAAKSLNVDPDNVVLCLLATDEEQVEDVALQIHFTLIQAFCCENDINILRVSNMRRLAEILGGVKPGGEPMDMHCVLVTNPQLTTWKDPALSKVNLFCRDSRILDQWVPIINLPD